A single window of Toxotes jaculatrix isolate fToxJac2 chromosome 4, fToxJac2.pri, whole genome shotgun sequence DNA harbors:
- the lsm6 gene encoding U6 snRNA-associated Sm-like protein LSm6 produces MSLRKQTPSDFLKQIIGRPVVVKLNSGVDYRGVLACLDGYMNIAIEQTEEYVNGQLKNKYGDAFLRGNNVLYISTQKRKV; encoded by the exons ATGAGTCTGAGAAAGCAGACCCCCAGTGACTTTTTGAAGCAGATAATTGGGAGACCTGTGGTCGTCAAACTGAACTCTGGTGTCGATTACAGAG gtgtcCTGGCCTGCCTGGATGGTTACATGAACATTGCCATAGAGCAGACAGAGGAGTATGTCAACGGGCAGCTCAAGAACAAGTATGGAGATGCTTTTCTAAGAGGAAACAATG TTCTGTACATCAGCACCCAGAAGCGGAAAGTGTAG